Proteins encoded together in one Lathyrus oleraceus cultivar Zhongwan6 chromosome 5, CAAS_Psat_ZW6_1.0, whole genome shotgun sequence window:
- the LOC127080504 gene encoding developmentally-regulated G-protein 3: MATVMQKIKDIEDEMAKTQKNKATAHHLGLLKAKLAKLRRELLTPTTKGGGGAGEGFDVTKSGDARVGLVGFPSVGKSTLLNKLTGTFSEVASYEFTTLTCIPGVITYRGAKIQLLDLPGIIEGAKDGKGRGRQVISTARTCNCILIVLDAIKPITHKRLIEKELEGFGIRLNKEPPNLTFRRKEKGGINFTSTATNTHLDLDTVKAICSEYRIHNADITLRYDATADDLIDVIEGSRIYTPCIYVVNKIDQITLEELEILDKLPHYCPVSAHLEWNLDGLLDKVWEYLCLTRIYTKPKGMNPDYEDPVILSSKKKTVEDFCDRIHKDMLKQFKYALVWGSSAKHKPQRVGKEHELEDEDVVQIIKKV, from the exons ATGGCGACGGTCATGCAGAAAATCAAGGATATTGAAGATGAG ATGGCAAAGACTCAAAAGAACAAGGCTACTGCTCATCATTTAGGGTTACTGAAG GCTAAACTTGCAAAACTGCGGAGAGAGCTCCTTACCCCTACAACTAAGGGAGGTGGAGGTGCTGGTGAAGGTTTTGATGTTACTAAAAGTGGAGATGCAAGAGTTGGTCTTGTGGGCTTTCCTTCGGTTGGCAAGTCTACTCTGCTGAATAAATTGACTGGGACATTTTCAGAG GTTGCTTCCTATGAGTTCACTACCTTGACATGCATCCCAGGTGTGATCACATACCGTGGAGCTAAAATTCAG TTGCTGGATCTTCCTGGAATTATTGAGGGTGCCAAGGATGGAAAGGGTAGAGGAAGGCAG GTTATTAGTACTGCAAGGACATGTAATTGCATTTTAATTGTTCTCGATGCAATAAAACCAATAACTCATAAGCGTCTTATTGAAAAAGAGCTAGAAGGATTTGGTATAAG GTTAAACAAAGAACCCCCAAACCTGACTTTTAGGAGGAAAGAGAAGGGTGGAATTAATTTCACCTCAACTGCTACAAACACCCATCTGGATCTCGATACCGTGAAGGCTATCTGTAGCGAGTACAGAATTCATAATGCTGATATTACTCTAAGGTATGATGCTACTGCTGATGACCTTATAGATGTCATTGAGGGCAGTAGAATCTATACACCCTGCATCTATGTTGTGAACAAGATTGATCAGATCACACTTGAGGAACTGGAGATATTGGATAAGCTTCCTCATTACTGCCCTGTCAG TGCGCACCTGGAGTGGAATCTTGATGGGCTTCTGGATAAAGTTTGGGAGTATCTCTGTTTAACTCGTATTTATACTAAACCGAAAGGTATGAATCCTGATTATGAAGACCCTGTAATATTGTCGTCTAAGAAGAAGACAGTCGAAGACTTCTGCGACCGCATTCACAAGGACATGCTTAAACAGTTTAAGTA TGCTCTGGTCTGGGGTTCAAGTGCAAAACACAAGCCTCAAAGAGTCGGCAAG GAACATGAACTTGAAGACGAAGACGTTGTTCAGATTATCAAGAAAGTATAA